In Tubulanus polymorphus chromosome 8, tnTubPoly1.2, whole genome shotgun sequence, one genomic interval encodes:
- the LOC141909926 gene encoding uncharacterized protein LOC141909926: MHGLTKSLLHKGINYGLQQVRLISTNDVTRTKLNDWLEFTTPKDADESDKRPLAIIYKWLRARPKDVWKYEELYLDRGFDVLTTGIAVKELFHRPAVLQRNDAVIRTINSPLLKDRPILVHSFSVGGYVVTELRVRAREDPEMAANFSPRLMAHIYDSFIDYNGAYYGLSRTIFGHTKAASMLEASLNVLDKIVGKNPKSMAYAFKKTTEVFHSDPHRAPALLYFSGADLLGAPKWSEIAAHDWGKLGMTVHTKGWQDSAHVGHLRKHREEYVHTLDRFLAVLPQSDQLKIRKSPADEILRDSVDAEHKRAHGSVTSSPSAQPARVAALQESG, encoded by the exons ATGCACGGATTAACGAAATCGTTACTGCATAAG ggcatCAATTACGGTTTACAGCAGGTGAGGCTGATATCCACCAATGACGTCACGCGAACGAAACTGAACGATTGGCTAGAATTCACCACCCCTAAAGACGCAGACGAATCGGACAAGCGCCCCCTGGCGATCATTTATAAATGGCTACGCGCCAGGCCTAAAGACGTGTGGAAGTACGAGGAATTATATCTGGACCGCGGTTTCGACGTATTGACCACAGGTATAGCCGTCAAGGAACTATTTCACCGCCCGGCCGTGCTTCAACGTAACGATGCGGTCATCAGAACCATCAACTCACCCTTGTTGAAAGACCGCCCGATCCTGGTTCACTCGTTCTCCGTCGGCGGTTATGTGGTCACCGAACTGCGCGTCAGGGCCCGAGAAGACCCCGAAATGGCGGCCAACTTCAGTCCGCGTCTGATGGCCCACATCTACGACAGTTTCATCGACTACAACGGCGCGTACTACGGACTTTCGCGCACTATTTTCGGACACACAAAAGCGGCCTCGATGCTGGAAGCGTCGTTGAACGTACTGGACAAAATTGTGGGCAAGAATCCGAAATCGATGGCGTACGCTTTTAAAAAGACGACCGAGGTATTTCATTCGGATCCGCACCGTGCTCCGGCGCTTTTGTACTTCTCGGGCGCCGACTTGCTGGGCGCGCCCAAATGGAGCGAAATCGCGGCCCATGATTGGGGTAAATTGGGTATGACTGTGCACACTAAAGGTTGGCAGGACTCGGCTCACGTCGGGCACCTGCGCAAACACCGCGAAGAATACGTGCACACGCTGGACCGGTTCTTGGCCGTGTTGCCGCAGTCCGACCAGCTGAAGATCAGAAAATCTCCCGCCGACGAGATTCTGCGCGATTCCGTCGACGCTGAACACAAGCGTGCGCACGGATCGGTGACGTCGTCGCCGTCTGCGCAGCCGGCGCGCGTCGCTGCTTTACAGGAGTCGGGTTAA